GCCAGATTTCGCTGTGGGCGGTGTGCGGCATGTTGCTGGCGCTGCCGGTCAATCTGTTCATCTTGTGGTGGGAGGCCCGGCAGGGGCGGGTGTTGCAGTCGGAAGTGCTGCTGGCCGATACGGCCCACACCCGCACGGATGTGTTCATCACGATTTCGGTCATTGTGGCGTTGGTGGGGGTGCGGTTGGGGGCCGTCTGGCTGGACCCGCTGGCCGCTGTGGTGGTGGTCGGGTTCATCCTGCGCGCCGCCTGGGGGATCGTCAGCGAAGCCGCGCGCTACCTGGCCGACACGCGGGTGGTGGATCATGATTCGGTGGTTCGCCTGGCCCAGGAGGTGCCCGAGGTGCAATTGGTGCACCGCGTGCGTTCCCGCAGAAAGTCCGGCGCGGCGTTCGTGGATCTGTATGTCAAGGTTTCCCCTGAGATGAGCACCGAGCAGGCCCACGCCATCGCCACCGAGGTGGAAAAACGTCTGCGGCAGCAGTGCCGGGGGTGGCCGACGCCATCGTGCACATCGAGCCTGCCCATGCCCCGGATACCCTTTCCACCTGGCAGCAAACGTTGCTGCGGTGCGCCGCATCGCCGATGGGTTGGGGTTGGGCCTGCATGAGTTGCATCTGCATCCCCTGGCCGAAGGACACATCCTGGCCGAGATGCACCTGAAGTTCGCTCAGGAGGTGACCCTGGCCGAGGCTCATCGGCTGGCGCAGGTGTTTCGCCAGCGGGTGCAGGCGGAGGTGCCCCAGGTGGGGGAGGTGTTGCTCTGTCTGGAGCCGTTGTCGGGCCGGATGGAGGTCGCCGAGGCGCCTCCCGATGACATCACCCGCTCCCTGGAGGCCTTTCTCAAGGAGCGGGTGGCTCCAGGACGCCTGCTCTCGACGTGGGTGTACCGCGCGGCCGGGCATTTGCATGCCGCCATCCGGGTGGCCCTGCCTGGAGCATGGCCCCTGCCGCGAGCGTATGGCTGGGCCGATGTCCTGCAGCGGGCGGTGTTGCATGAGTTCGCCTCCCTCGCCCATGTGGCCGTCGAGGTTACGCCGGATGGAGACGAGGAGGGAGCAGTGAAAGAGCAAGCGGCGGCTTTCGGTTGTCTTGACGGCCCTGGGGCGGCATGGTATGATAGAAACGCAAAATTTAGCACTCAAAACCTTTGAGTGCTAAAGAAACGAGGCCCCATGACCCCCAAACGACGGACAACCCGCCCCGACGGCCTGACCGAGCGCCAGCGCCTCATCCTGGCGTTGGTCGTAGGGGAGCATATTGCCTCCGCTCAGCCCGT
This window of the Anaerolineae bacterium genome carries:
- a CDS encoding cation diffusion facilitator family transporter; translated protein: MAERVLTGQLGQISLWAVCGMLLALPVNLFILWWEARQGRVLQSEVLLADTAHTRTDVFITISVIVALVGVRLGAVWLDPLAAVVVVGFILRAAWGIVSEAARYLADTRVVDHDSVVRLAQEVPEVQLVHRVRSRRKSGAAFVDLYVKVSPEMSTEQAHAIATEVEKRLRQQCRGWPTPSCTSSLPMPRIPFPPGSKRCCGAPHRRWVGVGPA